In Actinomyces radicidentis, one genomic interval encodes:
- a CDS encoding SGNH/GDSL hydrolase family protein, with the protein MSAPSSVAVLGSSYAAGPGVPPVEDVAAMRSGANYAHLLAERLGARLTDLTVSGATTGAILDTPQTTWNGVSIPPQIDGLPADAELVTITAGGNDLGFIGATMSAAARAAGPDSEVAALLAAMAGGSAGDAAGDTAEGGAADGTDGPSASGDGTASRGSDAAPALPPVPVPTDDDVERTAAGLARVVDAVRDRALRARVLLVDYLSLLGPGTTPEAASVSAPDLDALRTVQAALESAFARAAERSGVELVAVSGLSSEHALGSAEPWVTGLVPTRRGLAGSYHPNAVGMRAVADALAAVLG; encoded by the coding sequence ATGAGCGCACCGTCCTCCGTCGCAGTCCTCGGCTCCTCCTACGCCGCCGGCCCCGGCGTCCCGCCCGTCGAGGACGTCGCCGCCATGCGCTCGGGCGCGAACTACGCGCACCTGCTCGCCGAGCGACTCGGCGCCCGCCTCACCGACCTCACCGTCTCCGGCGCCACCACCGGGGCGATCCTCGACACGCCCCAGACCACCTGGAACGGCGTGAGCATCCCGCCCCAGATCGACGGCCTGCCCGCCGACGCCGAGCTCGTCACCATCACCGCCGGCGGCAACGACCTCGGCTTCATCGGCGCGACCATGTCCGCCGCCGCGCGCGCCGCGGGGCCCGACTCGGAGGTCGCCGCGCTCCTCGCCGCCATGGCGGGAGGCTCGGCCGGCGACGCGGCCGGCGACACAGCCGAAGGCGGTGCAGCCGACGGCACGGACGGTCCCTCCGCCTCCGGTGACGGCACCGCATCCCGTGGATCCGACGCCGCTCCCGCGCTCCCGCCCGTCCCGGTCCCCACCGACGACGACGTCGAGCGCACCGCCGCCGGGCTCGCCCGCGTCGTCGACGCCGTTCGCGACCGCGCCCTGCGAGCCCGCGTCCTCCTCGTCGACTACCTCTCCCTCCTCGGCCCCGGCACGACGCCGGAGGCCGCCTCGGTCAGTGCCCCGGACCTCGACGCCCTCCGCACCGTCCAGGCCGCCCTCGAGTCCGCCTTCGCACGCGCCGCCGAACGCAGCGGCGTCGAGCTCGTCGCCGTCTCCGGGCTCAGCAGCGAGCACGCCCTCGGCTCGGCGGAGCCCTGGGTGACGGGCCTCGTCCCGACCCGCCGCGGCCTCGCCGGCTCCTACCACCCGAACGCCGTCGGCATGCGCGCCGTCGCCGACGCGCTCGCGGCCGTGCTCGGCTGA
- the orn gene encoding oligoribonuclease: MSTSDPLVWIDCEMTGLDLSADALIEVAVVVTDYELKPLGEGIDVLIKPPAAALDQMNDFVRKMHTTSGLLDELEEGLTMEEAQRQVLDYVKSLVPEARTAQLAGNSVGTDKTFLARDMPELIEYLHYRIVDVSSIKELAKRWYPRTYFQSPEKHGGHRALADILESIDELRYYRGVLFPQGEGPTSEDCKAVAEDVVAHPTADLI, encoded by the coding sequence ATGAGTACCTCAGATCCCCTGGTGTGGATCGACTGCGAGATGACCGGCCTGGACCTGAGCGCGGACGCGCTCATCGAGGTCGCCGTGGTCGTGACCGACTACGAGCTCAAGCCGCTGGGCGAGGGCATCGACGTCCTCATCAAGCCGCCGGCCGCCGCCCTGGACCAGATGAACGACTTCGTGCGCAAGATGCACACCACCTCCGGCCTGCTCGACGAGCTCGAGGAGGGCCTCACGATGGAGGAGGCGCAGCGCCAGGTCCTGGACTACGTGAAGTCGCTCGTCCCGGAGGCCCGCACGGCGCAGCTCGCCGGCAACTCGGTGGGCACGGACAAGACCTTCCTCGCGCGCGACATGCCGGAGCTCATCGAGTACCTACACTACCGGATCGTCGACGTCTCCTCGATCAAGGAGCTGGCGAAGCGCTGGTACCCGCGCACCTACTTCCAGTCGCCGGAGAAGCACGGCGGCCACCGCGCGCTGGCGGACATCCTCGAGTCGATCGACGAGCTGCGCTACTACCGCGGCGTCCTCTTCCCGCAGGGCGAGGGCCCGACGAGCGAGGACTGCAAGGCCGTGGCGGAGGACGTCGTCGCTCACCCGACCGCGGACCTCATCTGA
- a CDS encoding polysaccharide deacetylase family protein, translated as MDRRDFMLVLAAGTVAATASCSSSSRAPEASSGGSGAASSTPSASASPTPTPTPSPTPSRSALWLQDGPPPLPGPQELSGVITGLPEAVGNTVALTIDDGADSSVVDAYLDFAKESGVRLTFFVTSSYPGWTDCKAKMMPLVESGQVQLGNHTVTHAGLTQISESEIISEVSGCETFLRDTCGVTGAPFVRPPYGYRSSWTDSVCAKLGYTSPTLWYGSFGDSGLLTEDVLLDQARQWLLAQHVVIGHANFPTVTHLYGQIIDILRERSLLTATLDDVFFGPGHDRHV; from the coding sequence ATGGATCGTCGAGACTTCATGCTCGTGCTCGCCGCCGGCACGGTGGCGGCAACCGCCTCCTGCTCGTCCTCGTCCCGGGCGCCCGAGGCCTCGTCCGGAGGCTCCGGCGCCGCCTCGTCGACGCCGTCCGCCTCGGCGAGTCCGACGCCGACGCCGACGCCGAGCCCCACCCCGTCGCGCAGCGCCCTGTGGTTGCAGGACGGCCCTCCCCCGCTGCCCGGCCCGCAGGAGCTGTCGGGCGTGATCACGGGTCTGCCGGAGGCGGTCGGGAACACGGTGGCGCTGACGATCGACGACGGGGCCGACTCCTCGGTGGTCGACGCGTACCTGGACTTCGCGAAGGAGTCGGGGGTGCGCCTCACCTTCTTCGTGACCTCCTCGTACCCGGGGTGGACGGACTGCAAGGCGAAGATGATGCCGCTGGTGGAGTCCGGGCAGGTGCAGCTGGGGAACCACACGGTGACGCACGCGGGGCTGACGCAGATCAGCGAGTCGGAGATCATCTCGGAGGTGTCCGGCTGCGAGACCTTCCTGCGGGACACCTGCGGCGTGACGGGAGCGCCCTTCGTGCGTCCGCCGTACGGGTACCGGAGCTCGTGGACGGACTCGGTGTGCGCGAAGCTCGGGTACACGTCGCCGACGCTGTGGTACGGCTCGTTCGGTGACTCGGGGCTGCTGACGGAGGACGTGCTGCTGGACCAGGCCCGTCAGTGGCTCCTGGCGCAGCACGTCGTCATCGGGCACGCGAACTTCCCGACGGTGACGCACCTGTACGGCCAGATCATCGACATCCTGCGCGAGCGCTCGTTGCTCACCGCGACGCTCGACGACGTCTTCTTCGGCCCGGGTCACGACCGGCACGTCTGA
- a CDS encoding LysR family transcriptional regulator, whose amino-acid sequence MIDVNRLRVLVALDEEGTLAGAADGLGYAQATATHHLQRLQSETGAVLVTHVGRRLRLTHEGRYLADQGRALLASLDRVERELQSMTDLASGVVRLAAFPSAVAVVVPAVLAALAERAPGLELQVVDAEPPEALQMLRRGDVDLALTFSYPEGSDDDAVRRLDLGDDLLHLIEPAAARAGTGGGDAQAGAGAVGGGADEVADGADEVADLGPWRDATWVTGCERCRAHLTSACADAGFEPVVGYASDDYVAVQALVAARGGVGLLPRMALEAFTHPGVRTRPVRAQKRVVSVCTAGAPPYGPAVDLVLEVIAQRGWVG is encoded by the coding sequence GTGATCGACGTCAACCGCCTCCGCGTCCTCGTGGCGCTCGACGAGGAGGGAACGCTCGCCGGCGCCGCCGACGGACTCGGATACGCCCAGGCCACCGCCACCCACCACCTCCAACGGCTCCAGTCCGAGACCGGCGCCGTCCTCGTCACGCACGTCGGCCGCCGCCTCCGCCTCACCCACGAGGGCCGCTACCTCGCCGACCAGGGACGGGCGCTCCTCGCCTCCCTCGACCGCGTCGAGCGCGAGCTCCAGTCGATGACCGACCTCGCCTCCGGCGTCGTCCGCCTCGCCGCCTTCCCCTCCGCCGTCGCCGTCGTCGTGCCCGCCGTCCTCGCCGCCCTCGCCGAGCGGGCGCCCGGCCTCGAGCTCCAGGTCGTCGACGCCGAGCCGCCCGAGGCGCTGCAGATGCTGCGACGCGGCGACGTCGACCTCGCCCTCACCTTCTCCTACCCCGAGGGCTCCGACGACGACGCGGTCCGGCGCCTGGACCTCGGCGACGACCTCCTCCACCTCATCGAGCCCGCAGCGGCACGCGCCGGCACCGGGGGCGGGGACGCCCAGGCTGGGGCGGGCGCCGTCGGCGGCGGTGCCGACGAGGTCGCCGACGGTGCCGACGAGGTCGCCGACCTCGGACCCTGGCGGGACGCGACCTGGGTGACGGGCTGCGAGCGCTGCCGCGCCCACCTCACGAGCGCCTGCGCGGACGCCGGCTTCGAGCCCGTCGTCGGCTACGCCAGCGACGACTACGTCGCCGTCCAGGCGCTCGTCGCCGCCCGCGGCGGGGTGGGGCTCCTGCCCAGGATGGCGCTCGAGGCCTTCACGCACCCGGGCGTGCGGACGCGACCCGTGCGCGCGCAGAAGCGCGTCGTCTCCGTGTGCACCGCCGGCGCGCCGCCCTACGGGCCCGCGGTCGACCTCGTGCTCGAGGTCATCGCGCAGCGCGGCTGGGTGGGCTGA
- a CDS encoding threonine ammonia-lyase, with the protein MTAIAAPARSTSAAPSDAAATPRHVERGIEHDLPVSFDGVLRAATALSGVLPATPSWRYPLLDEMAGCEVVVKQENVQPTGAFKVRGGMALVAGMVERLGSGLPEGLVTASTGNHAQSIAYAARAHGLGAVIVMPSCAPEVKRRAVEALGARVVIEDGTVTDAVRAARERAAGAGWYFVSPCEEPDIIHGHATVYLELLREHPDLEAVYVPVGSGSGAAGACLVRDAIAPSCRIIGVQSAQAPAAWRAWREGRPVEDVCTTRASGLAVAASSGLPQRVMRGALDDFILVDDDAIDDARRLLASCAHTLAEGAGAASLAGLLADGDRPRRCAVVVSGGVADAAELADLGAPSRR; encoded by the coding sequence ATGACAGCCATCGCCGCCCCCGCACGCAGCACGTCCGCCGCCCCCTCCGACGCCGCCGCCACTCCGCGCCACGTCGAGCGCGGCATCGAGCACGACCTGCCGGTCTCCTTCGACGGCGTCCTGCGTGCCGCGACGGCGCTCTCCGGCGTCCTGCCGGCGACGCCGAGCTGGCGCTACCCGCTCCTCGACGAGATGGCCGGCTGCGAGGTGGTCGTCAAGCAGGAGAACGTCCAGCCGACCGGCGCGTTCAAGGTGCGCGGCGGCATGGCGCTCGTCGCCGGGATGGTCGAGCGCCTGGGCAGCGGGCTCCCCGAGGGTCTCGTGACGGCGTCGACGGGTAACCACGCCCAGTCGATCGCCTACGCGGCGCGGGCGCACGGGCTGGGCGCCGTCATCGTCATGCCGTCGTGCGCTCCGGAGGTCAAGCGACGGGCGGTCGAGGCGCTGGGCGCACGGGTGGTCATCGAGGACGGGACCGTGACGGACGCCGTGCGGGCGGCCCGCGAGCGCGCGGCCGGCGCCGGCTGGTACTTCGTGAGCCCCTGCGAGGAGCCGGACATCATCCACGGGCACGCCACGGTGTACCTGGAGCTGCTGCGCGAGCACCCGGACCTCGAGGCGGTGTACGTGCCGGTCGGCTCGGGCTCGGGCGCGGCGGGCGCGTGCCTCGTGCGCGACGCGATCGCGCCGTCCTGCCGGATCATCGGGGTCCAGTCGGCTCAGGCGCCGGCGGCCTGGCGGGCCTGGCGGGAGGGGCGTCCGGTGGAGGACGTGTGCACGACGCGCGCCTCGGGCCTGGCGGTGGCGGCGTCCTCCGGTCTCCCCCAGCGCGTCATGCGCGGCGCCCTGGACGACTTCATCCTCGTCGATGACGACGCGATCGACGACGCGCGCCGCCTCCTGGCGTCTTGCGCGCACACGCTCGCGGAGGGTGCGGGCGCCGCCTCGCTGGCGGGTCTGCTCGCGGACGGGGATCGTCCGCGCCGGTGCGCCGTCGTGGTGTCGGGCGGTGTCGCCGACGCCGCGGAGCTGGCGGACCTGGGTGCGCCGTCCCGTCGCTGA
- the cimA gene encoding citramalate synthase, translating into MAHTSSRPNEPTSSPAGSTRPAVAVYDTTLRDGAQQQSVSFTVDDKLAVARLLDELGVAYIEAGWPGAIPKDTELFERARTELDLQVARLVAFGSTCRAGAPAAEDAQVRGLIDSGAPVVTVVAKSDPVHVERALRTTREENLRMVRDTVEVLTAAGREVMVDLEHYFGGLAHDPGYGVDVALEAARAGATAVIPCDTNGGTLPGGIADAVRSLRAALDEAGCEACAIGIHTHDDSGLAVAGALAAVDAGARQVQGCVNGFGERTGNANLLTLVANLETKTGWTALPGDDDGRARRLAELSRVSRRVGEIANRAPSGREPYVGAKAFAHKAGLHASAIKVDPDLYQHIDPARVGNTMSMLVSEMAGRASIELKARELGIDTDGDSELLGRVTTAVKEHEARGYAYDAADGSFELLLRQARGDLPEYFRVESWRASVAARPAPGEELLPIDGATESESEATVRMWVGGRRHAVLGEGNGPVNALDHALCDALAETYPEIRGFELTDFKVRILDSERGTQAIVRVLVDITDGERTWSTVGVGTDIIEASWEALTDGHVVGLIRAGVEPR; encoded by the coding sequence ATGGCACACACCAGCAGTCGGCCGAACGAGCCGACGAGCAGCCCGGCGGGCAGCACGCGGCCCGCCGTCGCCGTCTACGACACCACCCTGCGCGACGGCGCCCAGCAGCAGTCCGTCTCCTTCACCGTCGACGACAAGCTCGCCGTCGCCCGCCTCCTCGACGAGCTCGGCGTCGCCTACATCGAGGCCGGCTGGCCGGGCGCCATCCCCAAGGACACCGAGCTCTTCGAGCGCGCCCGCACCGAGCTCGACCTTCAGGTCGCCAGGCTCGTCGCCTTCGGCTCCACCTGCCGCGCCGGAGCCCCCGCCGCCGAGGACGCCCAGGTCCGCGGCCTCATCGACTCCGGCGCCCCCGTCGTCACGGTCGTCGCCAAGTCCGACCCCGTCCACGTCGAGCGCGCCCTGCGCACCACCCGCGAGGAGAACCTCCGTATGGTGCGCGACACCGTCGAGGTGCTCACCGCGGCCGGACGCGAGGTCATGGTCGACCTCGAGCACTACTTCGGCGGCCTCGCGCACGACCCGGGCTACGGCGTCGACGTCGCCCTCGAGGCCGCCCGCGCCGGCGCCACCGCCGTCATCCCCTGCGACACCAACGGCGGCACCCTCCCCGGCGGCATCGCCGACGCCGTCCGGTCCCTGCGAGCCGCCCTCGACGAGGCCGGCTGCGAGGCGTGCGCGATCGGCATCCACACCCACGACGACTCCGGGCTCGCCGTCGCCGGCGCCCTCGCCGCCGTCGACGCCGGCGCCCGCCAGGTCCAGGGCTGCGTCAACGGCTTCGGCGAGCGCACCGGCAACGCCAACCTCCTCACCCTCGTCGCCAACCTCGAGACCAAGACCGGCTGGACCGCCCTGCCCGGCGACGACGACGGGCGGGCCCGGAGGCTGGCCGAGCTCAGCCGCGTCTCCCGCCGCGTCGGCGAGATCGCCAACCGAGCACCGTCGGGCCGCGAGCCCTACGTCGGCGCCAAGGCCTTCGCCCACAAGGCCGGCCTCCACGCCAGCGCCATCAAGGTCGACCCCGACCTCTACCAGCACATCGACCCCGCGCGCGTCGGCAACACCATGAGCATGCTCGTCTCCGAGATGGCCGGGCGCGCCTCCATCGAGCTCAAGGCACGCGAGCTCGGCATTGACACCGACGGTGACTCCGAGCTCCTCGGCCGCGTCACCACCGCCGTCAAGGAGCACGAGGCCCGCGGCTACGCCTACGACGCCGCCGACGGGAGCTTCGAGCTGCTGCTGCGCCAGGCCCGCGGCGACCTGCCCGAGTACTTCCGCGTCGAGTCCTGGCGCGCCTCCGTGGCGGCGCGGCCCGCGCCGGGGGAGGAGCTCCTCCCCATCGACGGCGCCACCGAGTCCGAGTCCGAGGCCACCGTGCGCATGTGGGTCGGCGGGCGGCGCCACGCCGTCCTCGGCGAGGGCAACGGCCCCGTCAACGCCCTCGACCACGCCCTGTGCGACGCGCTCGCCGAGACCTACCCCGAGATCCGCGGCTTCGAGCTCACCGACTTCAAGGTGCGCATCCTCGACTCCGAGCGCGGCACCCAGGCCATCGTGCGCGTCCTCGTCGACATCACCGACGGCGAGCGCACCTGGTCCACCGTGGGCGTGGGCACCGACATCATCGAGGCCTCCTGGGAGGCGCTGACCGACGGGCACGTGGTGGGGCTCATCCGGGCGGGCGTGGAGCCGCGGTAA
- a CDS encoding branched-chain amino acid aminotransferase: protein MSDAASTPDSLVTPLAKAAAVPVPAADELAGRFPLVPNAHPATEAERAQALTDLHFGKVFSDHMTHARWTRGEGWGSQETVAFGDISLSPAAAVLHYGQEVFEGIKAYRHADGSIWTFRPRYNAARLNVSARRLALPELPEEDFIASLVDLVRADQEWVPSGDGESLYLRPYMFASEAFLGVHAGGVVDYYVIASPSGAYFTHGLQPISIWVAQDFHRAGRGGTGFAKTGGNYASSLLPQQQAAEQGCDQVCFLDDVTEKNLEELGGMNIMVVDADGTVRTPHLTGTILEGNTRSAIIRLLQDEGRKVVEDTISLEGLLADIESGKVTEVFACGTAAVVVPLGHLKGEGFDVTISGQEVTHQIHDRLTGIQYGRYEDPYDWMYRLV from the coding sequence ATGTCTGACGCCGCCTCCACCCCCGACTCGCTCGTCACCCCGCTGGCCAAGGCCGCCGCCGTCCCCGTCCCCGCCGCGGACGAGCTCGCCGGTCGCTTCCCGCTCGTGCCCAACGCGCACCCCGCCACTGAGGCCGAGCGCGCCCAGGCGCTCACCGACCTCCACTTCGGCAAGGTCTTCTCGGACCACATGACCCACGCCCGCTGGACCCGCGGCGAGGGCTGGGGGAGCCAGGAGACCGTCGCCTTCGGCGACATCTCCCTGTCCCCGGCGGCCGCCGTCCTCCACTACGGCCAGGAGGTCTTCGAGGGCATCAAGGCCTACCGTCACGCCGACGGCTCCATCTGGACCTTCCGTCCTCGCTACAACGCCGCGCGCCTCAACGTCTCCGCCCGGCGCCTGGCGCTGCCCGAGCTCCCCGAGGAGGACTTCATCGCCTCCCTCGTCGACCTCGTGCGCGCCGACCAGGAGTGGGTCCCCTCCGGCGACGGCGAGTCCCTCTACCTGCGCCCCTACATGTTCGCCTCCGAGGCCTTCCTCGGCGTGCACGCCGGCGGCGTCGTCGACTACTACGTCATCGCCTCCCCGTCCGGCGCCTACTTCACCCACGGCCTCCAGCCCATCAGCATCTGGGTGGCCCAGGACTTCCACCGCGCCGGCCGCGGCGGCACCGGCTTCGCCAAGACGGGCGGCAACTACGCCTCCAGCCTCCTGCCCCAGCAGCAGGCGGCCGAGCAGGGCTGCGACCAGGTCTGCTTCCTCGACGACGTCACCGAGAAGAACCTCGAGGAGCTCGGCGGCATGAACATCATGGTCGTCGACGCCGACGGCACCGTGCGCACCCCGCACCTGACCGGCACGATCCTCGAGGGCAACACCCGCTCCGCGATCATCCGCCTCCTCCAGGACGAGGGCCGCAAGGTCGTCGAGGACACCATCAGCCTCGAGGGCCTGCTCGCGGACATCGAGTCCGGCAAGGTGACCGAGGTCTTCGCCTGCGGCACCGCCGCCGTGGTCGTCCCCCTCGGCCACCTCAAGGGCGAGGGCTTCGACGTGACGATCTCCGGCCAGGAGGTCACCCACCAGATCCACGACCGCCTCACCGGCATCCAGTACGGCCGCTACGAGGACCCGTACGACTGGATGTACCGCCTGGTCTGA
- a CDS encoding nucleotide sugar dehydrogenase, which produces MKIAVAGTGYVGLSLAVLLAQHNEVHALDVNARKVELINGGTSPIVDADISEQLASGSLDLTATTDPAQAYDGAEFVLVATPTNYDPATNYFDTSLVESVVEAAFAARPEATIIIKSTVPVGYASEVTERFPGARILFSPEFLREGSALHDNFYPSRIIVGVPANAADQESLAASARTFAELLVEGARAEDVPVLIMRSTEAEAVKLFANTYLALRVSFFNELDTYAGTRGLDATSIIKGVGLDPRISSHYNNPSFGYGGYCLPKDTKQLLANYQDVPQSLIGAIVEANDVRKDFIAEEILHRVVELVYGGTAHPVVGIHRLTMKTGSDNFRESSIQGVMERLKAKGIPVVIYEPTLEVDEFYGWPVIHELSEFKARCDLIVANRWNDELTDVSDKVYTRDLFRRD; this is translated from the coding sequence ATGAAGATCGCCGTCGCCGGCACCGGTTACGTCGGCCTGTCGCTGGCCGTGCTGCTGGCTCAGCACAACGAGGTCCACGCGCTGGACGTCAACGCCCGCAAGGTGGAGCTCATCAACGGCGGCACCTCGCCGATCGTCGACGCGGACATCTCCGAGCAGCTCGCCTCCGGCTCGCTCGACCTCACGGCCACGACCGACCCGGCGCAGGCCTACGACGGCGCCGAGTTCGTCCTCGTCGCGACGCCCACGAACTACGACCCGGCGACGAACTACTTCGACACCTCGCTCGTCGAGAGCGTCGTCGAGGCGGCCTTCGCGGCCCGTCCCGAGGCGACCATCATCATCAAGTCGACCGTCCCGGTCGGCTACGCGTCCGAGGTCACCGAGCGCTTCCCGGGCGCCCGCATCCTCTTCTCCCCGGAGTTCCTCCGCGAGGGCAGCGCCCTCCACGACAACTTCTACCCGAGCCGCATCATCGTGGGCGTGCCCGCCAACGCCGCGGACCAGGAGTCCCTGGCCGCCTCCGCCCGGACCTTCGCCGAGCTCCTCGTCGAGGGCGCCCGCGCCGAGGACGTCCCCGTTCTCATCATGCGCTCCACCGAGGCCGAGGCCGTCAAGCTCTTCGCCAACACCTACCTGGCCCTGCGCGTCTCCTTCTTCAACGAGCTCGACACCTACGCCGGCACCCGCGGGCTGGACGCCACCTCGATCATCAAGGGCGTCGGCCTCGACCCCCGCATCTCCTCTCACTACAACAACCCGTCCTTCGGCTACGGCGGCTACTGCCTGCCCAAGGACACCAAGCAGCTCCTCGCGAACTACCAGGACGTCCCCCAGAGCCTCATCGGCGCCATCGTCGAGGCCAACGACGTCCGCAAGGACTTCATCGCCGAGGAGATCCTCCACCGCGTCGTCGAGCTCGTCTACGGCGGCACCGCCCACCCCGTGGTCGGCATCCACCGTCTCACCATGAAGACGGGCTCCGACAACTTCCGCGAGTCCTCGATCCAGGGCGTCATGGAGCGCCTCAAGGCCAAGGGCATCCCGGTCGTCATCTACGAGCCGACCCTCGAGGTCGACGAGTTCTACGGCTGGCCCGTCATCCACGAGCTCTCCGAGTTCAAGGCGCGCTGCGACCTCATCGTCGCCAACCGCTGGAACGACGAGCTCACCGACGTCTCTGACAAGGTCTACACGCGCGACCTCTTCCGTCGCGACTGA